From a region of the Triticum aestivum cultivar Chinese Spring chromosome 7D, IWGSC CS RefSeq v2.1, whole genome shotgun sequence genome:
- the LOC123167016 gene encoding protein ABERRANT PANICLE ORGANIZATION 1-like: protein MNLLPHHHLSLPSGPGRRPSPAAAEVEMDPRVWRRLPQPLLDRVLACLPTPSFLRARAVCRRFYHLLFSSPFLHSHLLHSPHLPFFAFAVPSAGHLLLLDPTSQPQGPSWFLLPLPIPGPAAGFSPAAASAGLLAFLSDASGHKTLLLANPITRLLAALPLGPTQRLSPTVGLAAGSTSIIAVVAGDDLVSPFAVKNISVDTFVADAASVPSSGFWVPSSLLPRLSSLDPRAGMAFASGRFYCMSSSPFAVLVFDVAANVWSKVQPPMRRFLRSPALVELGGGREGSGTARVGLVASVEKSRLSVPRSVRVWTLRGRGASGGGGGAWSEVGRMPQDVHTQFAAAEGGRGFECAAHGDFVVLAPRGGPATVPVPTTVLVFDSRRDEWRWAPPCPYVGHGMAAVANGGGAGFRVLAYEPRLATPAIGLLDATTPVALHGMHG, encoded by the exons ATGAACCTACTGCCTCACCACCACCTGTCGCTGCCGTCTgggcctggccgccgcccctctccagcggcggcggaggtggagatGGACCCGCGCGTGTGGCGCCGGCTGCCGCAGCCGCTGCTGGACCGCGTGCTGGCGTGCCTCCCGACGCCGTCCTTCCTCCGCGCCCGCGCCGTCTGCCGCCGCTTCTACCACCTCCTCTTCTCCTCCCCGTTCCTCCACTCTCACCtcctgcactccccgcacctccccttcttcgccttcgccgtcccctccgccggccacctcctcctcctcgaccccacCTCCCAGCCGCAGGGACCGTCCTGGTTCCTCCTCCCGCTCCCGATCCCGGGCCCGGCCGCGGGGTTCTCGCCGGCTGCCGCTTCCGCTGGCCTGCTGGCGTTCCTCTCCGACGCGTCCGGGCACAAGACGCTGCTCCTCGCCAACCCAATCACGCGCCTCCTCGCCGCGCTGCCGCTCGGCCCCACGCAGCGCCTCTCCCCCACCGTCGGCCTGGCCGCGGGCTCGACGTCCATCATCGCCGTCGTGGCTGGCGACGACCTCGTGTCCCCTTTCGCCGTCAAGAACATCTCCGTCgacaccttcgtcgccgacgccgcctCCGTCCCGTCCTCCGGCTTCTGGGTCCCCAGCTCCCTCCTGCCACGCCTGTCCTCCCTCGACCCTCGCGCCGGCATGGCCTTCGCCTCCGGAAG GTTCTACTGCATGAGCTCGTCGCCGTTCGCGGTTCTCGTGTTCGACGTGGCGGCGAACGTCTGGAGCAAGGTGCAGCCGCCGATGAGGCGGTTCCTGCGGTCGCCGGCGCTGGTGGAGCTCGGCGGCGGCAGAGAGGGCTCGGGCACCGCAAGGGTGGGGCTCGTCGCGTCCGTGGAGAAGAGCCGTCTCAGCGTGCCGAGGAGCGTGCGCGTCTGGACACTGCGCGGCAGAGGAgcctccggcggcggtggcggcgcgtggAGCGAGGTGGGGCGGATGCCGCAGGACGTGCACACGCAGTTCGCGGCCGCGGAGGGCGGGCGAGGGTTCGAGTGCGCCGCTCACGGCGACTTCGTCGTGCTCGCGCCCCGCGGCGGGCCGGCAACCGTGCCGGTGCCGACGACCGTGCTCGTGTTCGACTCGCGCCGCGACGAGTGGCGGTGGGCGCCACCTTGCCCATACGTCGGGCACGGCATGGCCGCAGTGGCCAACGGCGGAGGCGCGGGCTTCCGGGTCCTCGCGTACGAGCCACGCCTGGCGACGCCGGCCATCGGCCTCCTGGACGCCACGACGCCGGTGGCTTTGCATGGGATGCATGGTTAG